The Herbaspirillum sp. RTI4 genome has a segment encoding these proteins:
- the hemB gene encoding porphobilinogen synthase, which produces MTYSPTPSFPQLRMRRMRKDAFSRAMMQENVITAADLIYPVFIQEGQQQRHPVPSMPGVERLSIDLLLTVAEECVQLGIPVLSLFPVIDTALKTPDGIEAINPDGLIPRAVRALKLRFPELGILTDVALDPYTSHGQDGVLDANGYILNDETTALLVRQSLAQAQAGVDIVAPSDMMDGRIGAIRAALESNGFIYTRIMAYSAKYASAFYGPFRDAVGSAANLGKSNKSTYQMDPANSDEALREVALDLAEGADMVMVKPGMPYLDILHRVKETFKVPTFAYQVSGEYAMIKAAAQNGWLDHDKTMLEAMMAFKRAGADGVLTYFALDIARHLQRR; this is translated from the coding sequence ATGACCTATTCCCCCACCCCCTCATTCCCCCAGCTTCGTATGCGTCGTATGCGCAAGGATGCTTTTTCTCGCGCAATGATGCAGGAAAATGTCATTACCGCTGCGGATCTGATTTATCCCGTATTCATTCAGGAAGGTCAGCAGCAACGACACCCTGTTCCTTCCATGCCCGGCGTCGAACGTCTTTCCATTGATTTGCTGCTGACTGTCGCAGAAGAGTGCGTCCAACTTGGCATCCCGGTTTTGTCGCTGTTCCCAGTCATTGATACCGCGCTGAAAACACCGGACGGCATTGAAGCCATTAATCCCGATGGCCTGATTCCTCGAGCTGTACGGGCACTGAAGCTACGGTTTCCCGAACTCGGCATTCTCACTGACGTGGCCCTGGATCCCTACACCAGCCATGGCCAGGACGGCGTACTCGATGCCAATGGCTATATCCTTAATGATGAGACTACTGCGCTGCTGGTGCGTCAGTCGCTGGCGCAGGCCCAGGCCGGCGTCGACATTGTTGCGCCGTCCGACATGATGGACGGCCGTATCGGCGCTATCCGTGCAGCCCTGGAATCGAATGGATTTATTTACACCCGCATCATGGCGTATTCGGCTAAATATGCGTCTGCCTTTTACGGACCGTTCCGCGATGCAGTCGGCTCTGCCGCTAATCTGGGAAAAAGCAACAAGAGCACTTACCAGATGGACCCCGCCAATAGCGATGAGGCCCTGCGCGAAGTGGCGCTTGATCTGGCAGAGGGGGCCGATATGGTCATGGTGAAACCTGGCATGCCTTATCTCGATATTCTTCACAGAGTCAAAGAGACGTTCAAGGTACCGACCTTTGCTTATCAGGTGAGTGGCGAGTACGCCATGATCAAGGCTGCGGCCCAAAACGGCTGGCTCGATCACGACAAAACCATGCTGGAAGCCATGATGGCGTTCAAACGTGCTGGCGCCGATGGCGTGCTGACTTACTTTGCGCTGGATATTGCTCGCCACCTGCAACGGCGCTAA
- the yihA gene encoding ribosome biogenesis GTP-binding protein YihA/YsxC: protein MSQLWQARFFTTVNHLRDLPGTQIPEIAFAGRSNAGKSTAINILCNQKKLAFASKTPGRTQHINYFSIGGAHVGQHRKDETRVDEIRAMLVDLPGYGYAQVSGSAKLHWQELLGDYVRRRDQLAALVLIVDSRRPFTDLDIQMVEWFAPTGKPLHCILSKSDKLNRTEATKALRMAETVLASYVDDKGQPFPFTVQLFSALKRTGLEEADARILELAGLNVPLATPAEDNPTSPPPAPDSNPAA from the coding sequence ATGTCCCAACTTTGGCAAGCCCGTTTCTTTACCACCGTTAACCATTTGCGCGACCTGCCCGGTACGCAGATCCCCGAGATCGCTTTTGCTGGTCGTTCCAATGCAGGGAAATCCACTGCGATCAATATTCTGTGCAATCAGAAAAAACTCGCTTTTGCTTCCAAAACGCCCGGTCGCACTCAGCATATCAACTATTTTTCCATAGGCGGGGCCCATGTGGGTCAGCATCGCAAGGATGAAACCCGGGTGGATGAAATCCGCGCCATGCTAGTTGATCTTCCCGGTTACGGTTATGCGCAGGTTTCCGGTTCGGCCAAGCTGCACTGGCAAGAGCTGCTGGGGGATTATGTCCGCCGTCGCGATCAACTGGCTGCGCTGGTATTGATTGTCGATTCGCGTCGGCCTTTCACCGATCTGGATATTCAAATGGTGGAATGGTTTGCGCCTACCGGCAAGCCGCTGCACTGCATCCTCAGCAAATCAGACAAGCTCAATCGCACCGAAGCCACCAAGGCCCTGCGCATGGCGGAGACAGTGCTGGCCAGCTACGTTGATGATAAGGGGCAACCGTTTCCTTTTACCGTACAGTTGTTTTCTGCCTTGAAGCGCACCGGCCTGGAAGAAGCCGATGCCCGCATTCTGGAACTGGCAGGATTAAATGTCCCGCTCGCGACTCCTGCCGAAGATAACCCGACCTCGCCCCCTCCCGCGCCCGATTCCAACCCGGCGGCATAA
- a CDS encoding c-type cytochrome → MNRAFSPLLKSLFVALLAMSSAVHAADEKTSAPVVVKADPAKGEALYTNGDAARNITACISCHGAAGNSTIVQNPRLAGQHEAYIVKQLMNFKSGERSNPIMMPMAMSLSDGDMKDLAAYLSKQAPKPGAAKNEALLEQGKSIYRGGIASKNVPACAGCHSPNGAGLPAQYPRLAGQHQDYTIAQLTSFRSGARKNNVPMTMIAQRLSDTEIQALADYVAGLK, encoded by the coding sequence ATGAATCGTGCCTTTTCCCCATTGTTGAAGTCCTTGTTTGTCGCGTTGCTGGCGATGTCATCAGCCGTTCATGCCGCCGATGAAAAAACAAGCGCCCCCGTAGTCGTCAAGGCAGATCCCGCCAAGGGCGAGGCGTTGTACACCAACGGCGATGCGGCGCGAAACATCACCGCCTGCATTTCCTGCCACGGTGCTGCCGGCAACTCGACCATCGTACAGAATCCACGTCTGGCCGGACAGCATGAGGCCTACATCGTCAAACAGCTGATGAATTTCAAGTCCGGCGAGCGCAGCAACCCTATCATGATGCCGATGGCGATGAGCCTGTCTGACGGCGACATGAAAGACCTGGCCGCCTACCTGAGCAAGCAGGCTCCCAAGCCAGGCGCAGCCAAGAATGAAGCATTGCTGGAACAGGGCAAGAGCATCTATCGCGGTGGAATCGCCTCGAAAAATGTACCTGCCTGTGCCGGCTGCCACAGCCCTAACGGTGCCGGTCTCCCCGCACAATATCCTCGTCTGGCAGGCCAGCATCAGGATTACACGATTGCCCAGTTGACCAGTTTCCGTAGCGGCGCGCGCAAGAACAACGTGCCGATGACGATGATTGCACAGCGCTTGTCCGATACTGAAATTCAGGCTTTAGCCGATTACGTGGCCGGATTGAAGTAA
- a CDS encoding cytochrome c biogenesis protein ResB produces the protein MPSDTSGIHINTKRRWLADAVELVSSMRFAISLLTLIAIASTIGTVLKQNEPMPNYVNQFGPFWFDIFSKLGLYSVYSTWWFLLIMAFLVTSTSLCVARNGPKMLSDMRNWRENVREQSLRNFRHKAEWTAAASPADLAARLETRIKDNGYRVKLVAKDDAILVTAKKGAANKLGYIFAHSAIIIICLGALLDSDMPIRFQQWFYGKTPFAGSGIIAQIPAQHRLSVNNPTFRGNTLIPEGASSSTAIIPQQSGVLIQDLPFTIKLNRFVIDYYSTGMPKLFASDVTVRDNETGKTFSSTIKVNEPLIYNGVAVYQSSFEDGGSKLKLTAWPMAGVADRTFEVAGEVNGSTPLRNAKENGKDNDYTVEWSGFRALNIENLKNNNNGSQDARAVNQNFNRQLADKLDAHLGSGAKTANSKDLKNVGPSVQYKLRDKTGQAHEFMNYMRPIQVDGAYVYLAGMRDQPDQPFRYLRIPADDEDSVAEWMRLRAALADPALRERAAQRYASHAMSDNRNAPADMREQLQKSAAKGLSLFAGSGEGDGRQSGFIAVSRFLERMPAQDQEKAADIFMKILNGSLWDLWQVARENAGLKPMPVDERHARFLQLATNALADTGFYQAPVYLQLHDFTEVKASVLQVTRSPGKKVVYFGCLLLVLGVFSMLYIRERRLWIWIRPRSADAVDGDSGSGSDGGSHALLAMSTQRKTLDFEREFETLKAQLTQQA, from the coding sequence ATGCCTAGCGACACCTCTGGAATACACATCAACACCAAGCGCCGCTGGCTGGCTGACGCGGTCGAGCTGGTGTCCTCAATGCGCTTTGCCATCAGCCTGCTGACGCTCATCGCAATCGCATCGACTATCGGCACGGTACTCAAGCAAAACGAGCCGATGCCGAACTACGTGAATCAGTTCGGTCCGTTCTGGTTCGACATCTTCAGCAAGCTCGGTCTCTATAGCGTGTATTCGACATGGTGGTTTCTGCTCATCATGGCCTTCCTGGTGACTTCCACCTCGCTGTGCGTCGCTCGTAACGGGCCGAAAATGCTCAGCGACATGCGCAACTGGCGCGAAAATGTGCGCGAGCAATCTCTGCGCAATTTCCGCCACAAGGCCGAATGGACCGCTGCGGCAAGCCCCGCCGATCTGGCCGCACGACTAGAAACCCGCATCAAGGACAACGGCTATCGCGTGAAGCTGGTCGCCAAGGATGACGCAATTCTGGTGACGGCCAAAAAGGGTGCCGCCAACAAGCTCGGTTACATCTTTGCCCATAGCGCCATCATCATCATCTGCCTTGGCGCACTGCTCGACTCCGACATGCCGATCCGGTTTCAGCAATGGTTTTACGGCAAGACGCCGTTCGCCGGCAGCGGCATCATTGCGCAAATTCCGGCGCAGCATCGACTGAGCGTCAACAACCCCACCTTCCGGGGCAACACACTCATTCCCGAAGGCGCTAGCAGCAGCACCGCCATCATTCCCCAGCAAAGCGGCGTACTGATTCAGGACTTGCCCTTCACCATCAAACTGAACCGCTTTGTCATCGACTATTACTCGACCGGCATGCCCAAGCTGTTCGCCAGCGACGTCACGGTGCGCGACAACGAAACCGGCAAGACGTTTTCCTCCACCATCAAGGTCAATGAGCCGCTGATTTATAACGGCGTGGCCGTCTACCAATCCAGCTTTGAAGACGGCGGCAGCAAACTTAAACTGACCGCCTGGCCGATGGCGGGCGTTGCCGACCGGACCTTTGAGGTTGCCGGTGAAGTCAATGGCAGCACGCCACTGCGCAACGCTAAGGAAAATGGCAAGGACAACGACTACACCGTGGAATGGAGCGGTTTCCGCGCATTGAACATCGAAAACCTGAAAAACAATAACAACGGCAGTCAGGATGCCCGGGCCGTGAACCAGAACTTCAATCGCCAACTGGCGGACAAGCTGGACGCCCACCTCGGTTCCGGTGCCAAAACAGCCAATAGCAAGGATTTGAAAAACGTCGGCCCCAGCGTCCAATACAAATTGCGCGACAAAACCGGGCAAGCGCATGAATTCATGAATTACATGCGCCCCATTCAGGTCGATGGAGCCTATGTCTATCTGGCCGGCATGCGCGATCAGCCGGATCAGCCCTTCCGCTATTTGCGCATTCCGGCCGATGACGAGGACAGTGTTGCCGAATGGATGCGCCTGCGCGCTGCACTGGCCGATCCGGCGTTGCGCGAGCGCGCCGCCCAGCGCTATGCCAGCCACGCAATGAGCGATAACCGAAATGCCCCTGCCGACATGCGCGAGCAACTGCAAAAATCCGCTGCCAAGGGCTTGTCCTTGTTCGCTGGCAGCGGCGAGGGAGACGGGCGGCAATCCGGTTTTATTGCCGTTTCCCGTTTCCTTGAGCGGATGCCGGCGCAAGATCAGGAAAAAGCCGCCGACATCTTCATGAAAATTCTCAACGGCAGCTTATGGGATCTGTGGCAGGTGGCGCGGGAAAATGCCGGCCTGAAGCCGATGCCTGTCGATGAGCGGCACGCCCGCTTCCTGCAGCTGGCGACCAATGCTTTGGCCGATACCGGGTTTTATCAGGCTCCGGTCTATTTGCAGCTGCACGATTTCACCGAAGTCAAAGCATCGGTGTTGCAAGTGACGCGCTCACCGGGCAAAAAAGTCGTTTATTTCGGCTGTCTGCTGCTGGTGCTGGGTGTGTTTTCCATGCTCTACATCCGTGAACGGCGTCTGTGGATATGGATACGGCCACGCAGTGCCGATGCTGTTGATGGTGACAGTGGTAGCGGCAGTGACGGCGGCAGCCATGCCTTGCTGGCCATGAGCACGCAGCGCAAGACACTCGATTTCGAACGCGAATTCGAGACCCTCAAAGCACAATTGACGCAACAAGCGTAA
- the ccsB gene encoding c-type cytochrome biogenesis protein CcsB has translation MMEMTQTYTPEPGYFKRLSVVDWVYAVALVAAALFALNRFGGFMDYYEKAVLVLAAPTFACLGWHWKPVRSLIALLTVLALSAVALYGGALEMANQKFLLKYLLSSQSAILWMSMLFFLATLFYWIGLIARSETGYSIGSKLCWAAVVFGFTGMLVRWYESYLIGGDVGHIPISNLYEVFVLFCMITALFYLYYEQRYATRQLGPFVLLVISAAVGFLLWYTVSRDASEIQPLVPALQSWWMKIHVPANFIGYGTFSLAAMVAVAYLLKSKGYLMDRLPSLEVLDDVMYKAIAVGFTFFTIATILGALWAAEAWGGYWSWDPKETWALIVWLNYAAWLHMRLMKGLRGQVAAWWAVCGLLVTSFAFLGVNMFLSGLHSYGEL, from the coding sequence ATGATGGAAATGACGCAAACCTACACGCCCGAACCGGGTTATTTCAAACGTCTCAGCGTGGTCGACTGGGTCTATGCCGTCGCGCTGGTCGCTGCTGCGCTGTTTGCGCTGAATCGCTTCGGCGGTTTCATGGATTACTACGAAAAAGCGGTGCTGGTACTGGCTGCGCCGACCTTCGCCTGTCTGGGCTGGCACTGGAAGCCGGTGCGCTCGCTGATTGCTTTGCTGACGGTGCTGGCGCTGTCGGCGGTCGCACTGTACGGCGGTGCGCTGGAAATGGCGAATCAGAAATTCCTGCTCAAGTACCTCTTGTCCAGCCAATCGGCGATTTTGTGGATGAGCATGCTGTTTTTCCTGGCGACCCTGTTTTACTGGATCGGATTGATCGCTCGTTCGGAAACCGGGTATTCGATAGGCTCCAAATTGTGCTGGGCGGCGGTTGTGTTTGGTTTCACCGGCATGCTGGTGCGCTGGTATGAGTCCTACCTGATCGGCGGCGATGTCGGCCACATTCCGATTTCAAACCTTTACGAAGTATTCGTGCTGTTTTGCATGATTACCGCCCTGTTCTATCTTTACTATGAGCAGCGCTATGCCACCCGTCAGCTCGGACCTTTCGTCTTGCTGGTCATTTCGGCGGCGGTCGGATTTTTGCTGTGGTACACCGTTTCGCGCGACGCTTCGGAAATTCAGCCGCTGGTGCCGGCCCTGCAAAGCTGGTGGATGAAAATCCACGTCCCCGCCAACTTTATCGGCTACGGCACTTTTTCGCTGGCAGCGATGGTGGCGGTGGCTTACCTGTTGAAATCCAAGGGCTATCTGATGGACCGCTTGCCCTCGCTGGAAGTGCTCGATGACGTGATGTACAAGGCGATTGCCGTTGGCTTCACCTTCTTCACCATCGCCACTATTCTTGGCGCGCTGTGGGCAGCCGAAGCCTGGGGCGGTTACTGGTCCTGGGACCCTAAAGAAACCTGGGCCCTAATCGTCTGGCTCAACTATGCGGCATGGTTGCACATGCGTCTGATGAAGGGCTTGCGCGGACAAGTTGCGGCCTGGTGGGCGGTCTGCGGCTTGCTGGTGACCAGTTTCGCCTTCCTTGGCGTCAATATGTTCTTGTCCGGGCTGCATTCCTACGGCGAGCTGTGA
- the msrP gene encoding protein-methionine-sulfoxide reductase catalytic subunit MsrP codes for MLIKSLSDVVDAPQPSEITPRATFEARRHFIRQMAVGTVAGGAMLEMAAQQAMAQTRGAQKLAATPNPGYVVMDKQTSFKDASTYNNFYEFGTDKADPAQNAGTLKTRPWTVAIEGEVNKPMTLDIDSLLKLAPLEERIYRLRCVEGWSMVIPWIGYSLASLIKKVEPTSAAKYVQFVTLADNRQMPGVGDRVLQWPYTEGLRMDEAMHPLTLLTVGMYGEVLPNQSGAPVRIVVPWKYGFKSAKSIVKIRFLKEQPKTAWNTSAPQEYGFYSNVNPGVDHPRWSQATERRIGEDGFFNKKRPTLMYNGYTQVAPLYAGMDLKRFF; via the coding sequence ATGCTAATCAAATCGCTATCTGACGTTGTGGATGCGCCCCAGCCGTCCGAAATCACCCCGCGCGCGACCTTCGAAGCGCGCCGCCATTTCATCCGGCAGATGGCAGTCGGAACGGTCGCTGGCGGCGCGATGCTGGAAATGGCCGCGCAGCAAGCCATGGCGCAAACGCGCGGTGCGCAAAAACTGGCGGCAACGCCCAATCCTGGCTATGTCGTCATGGATAAGCAAACCTCGTTCAAGGACGCCAGCACCTACAACAACTTCTATGAATTCGGCACGGACAAGGCAGACCCGGCGCAAAACGCCGGCACCCTGAAAACCCGGCCGTGGACCGTCGCCATCGAGGGCGAAGTCAACAAACCCATGACGCTGGATATCGATAGCCTGCTCAAACTGGCCCCGCTGGAAGAGCGCATCTATCGCCTGCGCTGCGTCGAGGGCTGGTCGATGGTCATTCCGTGGATCGGTTATTCGCTGGCCTCACTGATCAAGAAGGTCGAGCCGACCAGTGCCGCCAAATACGTGCAGTTCGTGACGCTGGCCGATAACCGGCAAATGCCGGGGGTGGGCGACCGCGTCCTGCAATGGCCTTACACCGAAGGTTTGCGCATGGATGAGGCCATGCATCCGCTGACCCTGCTGACGGTGGGCATGTATGGCGAAGTGCTGCCGAATCAGAGCGGCGCGCCGGTGCGCATCGTGGTGCCCTGGAAGTACGGCTTCAAATCGGCCAAATCGATCGTCAAGATTCGTTTCCTCAAAGAACAGCCTAAAACGGCCTGGAATACTTCTGCCCCGCAGGAGTATGGGTTTTATTCCAACGTCAATCCGGGTGTCGATCATCCCCGCTGGTCGCAAGCGACGGAGCGGCGCATCGGCGAGGATGGGTTTTTCAACAAGAAACGGCCAACGCTGATGTACAACGGCTATACCCAGGTCGCACCGCTGTATGCGGGCATGGACCTGAAACGATTCTTTTAA
- a CDS encoding protein-methionine-sulfoxide reductase heme-binding subunit MsrQ has translation MFLRQLTPTQVTAVKAVLFILALLPFVRLVLFTLTDRLGANPIEFITRNTGDWTLYFLCITLAVTPLRQLSKWNWLIKLRRMLGLFAFFYVALHFMTFFWFDHFFDLGEMWKDVLKRPFITVGFIAFVLLIPLALTSTNGMIRRLGGKGWQWLHRLIYLIVPLGLLHFWWMKAGKNLFTQPIIFSVVVAILLLLRLLHRKQRSNRAVAT, from the coding sequence ATGTTCTTACGCCAACTCACGCCGACACAGGTCACCGCCGTCAAGGCGGTTTTATTCATTTTGGCCTTGCTGCCTTTCGTGCGGCTGGTGCTGTTTACCCTGACCGACCGGCTGGGTGCCAACCCCATCGAATTTATCACGCGCAATACGGGTGACTGGACGCTGTATTTCCTGTGCATCACGCTGGCGGTCACGCCGCTGCGCCAGCTCAGTAAATGGAACTGGCTGATCAAGCTGCGACGTATGTTGGGCTTGTTTGCTTTTTTTTACGTGGCGCTGCACTTCATGACCTTCTTTTGGTTCGACCATTTCTTCGATCTGGGCGAAATGTGGAAGGATGTGCTCAAGCGGCCGTTCATTACCGTTGGCTTCATTGCCTTCGTGTTGCTCATTCCGCTTGCGCTGACAAGTACGAATGGCATGATACGGCGCTTGGGTGGCAAGGGCTGGCAGTGGCTGCACCGCTTGATTTACCTCATCGTGCCGCTGGGATTACTGCATTTTTGGTGGATGAAGGCGGGCAAGAATCTGTTTACTCAGCCGATTATCTTCAGCGTTGTGGTGGCGATACTGCTGCTATTGAGGTTGTTGCACCGAAAACAACGGTCAAATCGTGCAGTTGCAACATAA
- a CDS encoding NAD(P)H-dependent glycerol-3-phosphate dehydrogenase: MNITVFGAGAWGSALAIGLANHHDLVLWGRDADTVGQMALNRENTRYLPGHRLPDSLRVTSDFTAAVAHANPDGLLIAASPVAGLRELAQRLQLHAASHLIWLCKGLEYGTHLLPHQVIHQVMGEHFPAGALSGPSFAQEVAAGMPCALTLASTNAALRERAAEGLHGGNLRVYSSDDVIGVEVGGAVKNILAIATGVADGLQLGLNARAALITRGLAEITRFGMALGGRMETFMGLSGIGDLILTCTGDLSRNRRVGLSLARGTPLATIEQELGHVAEGVRCAQAVRALARQYAVDMPITEAVADALFDGLSVQQLVDRLLARDQREETR, from the coding sequence ATGAATATCACCGTTTTTGGCGCCGGCGCCTGGGGCTCCGCCCTGGCCATTGGTTTGGCGAACCACCATGACCTTGTCCTGTGGGGGCGCGACGCCGATACAGTCGGGCAGATGGCACTCAATCGCGAAAATACCCGCTACCTTCCGGGACATCGCTTGCCCGACAGCTTGCGCGTGACCTCCGACTTTACCGCCGCAGTCGCTCATGCCAATCCAGATGGCCTGCTGATTGCCGCCTCCCCCGTCGCTGGCTTACGAGAGCTGGCGCAACGCTTGCAACTTCACGCAGCAAGCCATTTGATCTGGCTTTGCAAGGGGCTGGAATATGGCACGCATTTGCTGCCGCATCAGGTCATCCACCAGGTCATGGGTGAGCATTTTCCGGCGGGCGCGCTGTCCGGCCCCTCCTTCGCGCAAGAAGTCGCCGCAGGCATGCCCTGCGCCCTTACCCTTGCCAGCACCAATGCCGCCTTGCGCGAACGCGCAGCAGAGGGTCTCCACGGCGGCAATCTGCGCGTCTATTCGAGTGACGATGTGATTGGGGTCGAAGTAGGCGGTGCGGTTAAGAATATTCTGGCGATCGCCACGGGTGTCGCCGATGGTCTGCAATTGGGATTGAATGCCCGGGCAGCTCTGATCACGCGCGGACTGGCTGAAATTACCCGCTTCGGCATGGCGCTGGGTGGCCGGATGGAAACTTTCATGGGCTTGTCCGGCATCGGCGATCTGATTCTCACCTGTACCGGCGATTTGTCGCGCAACCGTCGGGTTGGCCTGTCGCTGGCGCGGGGTACGCCGCTCGCGACGATTGAACAGGAGCTGGGTCACGTTGCCGAAGGCGTGCGCTGCGCGCAGGCGGTGCGCGCTCTGGCGCGGCAATATGCGGTCGACATGCCGATTACCGAGGCCGTTGCCGACGCATTGTTTGATGGTCTTTCAGTACAACAGTTGGTTGACCGACTGCTGGCGCGCGATCAGCGGGAAGAAACGCGCTAA
- a CDS encoding SH3 domain-containing protein, producing MKTALRLLSLLALSTGVASHAYALDFKSVGAAPAVLYDAPSEKGRRVFVAPRNMPVEVVLTYGEWSKVRDSAGSLSWVSSKALQAKRMLVVTAANAKIRTAPNDTGAVTFSADKNVLLELVEPAASGWVKIRHRDGQTGYAKASELWGD from the coding sequence GTGAAGACAGCACTTCGCCTGCTTAGCTTACTGGCGCTCTCTACCGGTGTGGCTAGCCATGCTTATGCGCTGGATTTCAAATCGGTGGGTGCCGCACCGGCAGTCCTGTACGACGCGCCTTCCGAAAAAGGACGGCGTGTCTTTGTCGCCCCACGGAACATGCCAGTAGAAGTCGTCCTGACTTATGGCGAGTGGAGCAAAGTGCGTGATTCGGCGGGCAGTTTGTCCTGGGTTTCGTCGAAAGCCCTGCAAGCCAAGCGCATGCTGGTAGTGACTGCCGCCAATGCCAAAATCCGCACCGCGCCCAACGATACCGGCGCAGTCACTTTCAGCGCCGATAAAAACGTCCTGCTGGAACTGGTCGAACCGGCCGCATCCGGCTGGGTCAAGATCCGCCACCGCGACGGCCAGACCGGCTACGCCAAAGCGAGCGAGTTATGGGGCGATTGA
- the secB gene encoding protein-export chaperone SecB — MTEETGTTEQPVFQIQRIYLKDMSLEQPNSPAIFLEQEAPAIEVSVDVGADALAEGIFESTVTITVTAKIKDKVAFLVEGKQAGIFEVRNIPADQLDPLLGIACPNIIYPYLRANIADLITRSGFPPVHLAEINFEVFYQQRLQAVAAQQADSTLVPSTSTAIN; from the coding sequence ATGACCGAAGAAACCGGCACGACAGAACAACCCGTATTCCAGATTCAACGCATCTATCTGAAAGATATGTCGCTGGAACAGCCGAATTCTCCCGCCATTTTCCTCGAGCAAGAAGCGCCCGCGATTGAAGTCTCCGTCGATGTCGGTGCCGATGCGCTGGCCGAAGGCATCTTTGAATCGACTGTCACCATCACCGTGACCGCGAAAATCAAGGACAAGGTTGCTTTCCTCGTCGAAGGCAAGCAAGCAGGGATTTTTGAAGTGCGCAACATCCCGGCAGATCAGCTCGACCCGCTGCTCGGTATCGCCTGCCCCAACATCATTTATCCTTATTTGCGCGCCAATATTGCGGATCTCATCACCCGTTCGGGCTTCCCTCCAGTGCATCTGGCTGAAATCAACTTCGAAGTGTTTTACCAGCAACGCCTGCAAGCCGTGGCCGCGCAACAAGCCGACAGCACACTGGTCCCCAGCACATCTACTGCAATCAATTGA
- the grxC gene encoding glutaredoxin 3 produces the protein MSQPVVMYCTGSCPYCAMAERLLQSKGIENIEKIRIDIDLPQRNVMMEKTGRRTVPQIYIGDTHVGGFDDMNALDRAGKLDTLLQG, from the coding sequence ATGAGCCAGCCCGTCGTCATGTATTGCACCGGCAGCTGCCCTTACTGCGCTATGGCCGAACGCCTGCTGCAAAGCAAAGGTATTGAAAACATCGAAAAAATCCGCATCGACATCGACCTGCCGCAGCGCAATGTCATGATGGAAAAAACCGGACGGCGTACTGTCCCCCAAATTTATATCGGCGATACCCATGTCGGCGGCTTCGACGACATGAACGCACTCGACCGCGCCGGCAAGCTTGATACGCTGCTGCAAGGCTGA
- a CDS encoding rhodanese-like domain-containing protein, protein MKFIIDNIFLIGLAVLSGGALLLPYLQQRGNSLTSLQATQMINRGKTQTLVLDVRDAAAFAAAHLRDAKHIPVKELTQRITELEKFKAKNVIVVCQSGTQSSRAAALLQKAGFENVFGLNGGIAGWQSQGLPTAGLKELNS, encoded by the coding sequence GTGAAATTCATCATAGACAACATATTCCTGATTGGCCTGGCTGTTTTATCAGGTGGCGCATTGCTGCTGCCTTACCTGCAACAGCGAGGAAATAGCCTGACCTCGCTGCAGGCCACACAAATGATCAATCGCGGCAAAACTCAGACTCTGGTGCTGGATGTGCGCGACGCAGCCGCGTTCGCCGCCGCCCATCTGCGCGACGCAAAGCATATCCCTGTCAAGGAACTGACGCAACGCATCACCGAACTGGAGAAGTTCAAAGCCAAGAACGTGATCGTCGTCTGCCAGAGCGGCACCCAGTCTTCGCGCGCTGCCGCTTTATTGCAAAAAGCCGGCTTTGAAAATGTCTTTGGACTCAACGGTGGCATTGCCGGCTGGCAGTCGCAAGGTTTGCCGACAGCCGGGCTCAAGGAACTCAACTCATGA